A single window of Zea mays cultivar B73 chromosome 10, Zm-B73-REFERENCE-NAM-5.0, whole genome shotgun sequence DNA harbors:
- the LOC100276709 gene encoding uncharacterized LOC100276709, which produces MRTTMSFTGSAPANDPCLAKILSKQGDNKVLFADKVLKFTQSGKMKRRILVITDFALYLVDPEANILKRRIALAAVDKLCISNLSDNFFAIIVPTEYDCLMASTRKKEIVDVIVKAIKSTSEYEPEVASSNRFEYHAAAEVIKVVEFEEVDGGTKTRITNREKS; this is translated from the exons ATGCGCACAACCATGTCCTTTACCGGGTCCGCCCCTGCCAATGATCCCTGCCTCGCCAAGATCCTGTCCAAGCAAG GGGACAACAAAGTTCTCTTTGCGGACAAGGTATTAAAGTTCACCCAATCTGGAAAGATGAAAAGACGCATCCTAGTGATCACAGACTTTGCTCTATACCTTGTTGACcccgaggccaacatattgaagAGGAGGATAGCACTTGCAGCTGTGGATAAGCTATGCATTAGCAACCTCAGTGATAACTTCTTTGCGATCATTGTGCCGACTGAGTACGATTGTTTAATGGCCAGCACTAGAAAGAAGGAAATTGTTGATGTCATTGTTAAGGCTATCAAGAGCACATCTGAGTATGAACCTGAGGTGGCTTCGTCTAACAG GTTTGAGTATCATGCAGCTGCTGAAGTTATTAAGGTGGTTGAATTTGAGGAAGTCGATG GAGGCACGAAAACCAGGATCACGAACAGGGAGAAATCATGA
- the LOC103642994 gene encoding filament-like plant protein 7 isoform X1: MDHKAWLWRKKSAERELEKEKVLLLERSLQDLNEQLSFAHSECVEKDAILAKQSKVAEEAILGWEKAEAEALAIKTQLDDTLDEKMAMQQRICQLDEALNVAMVERDSLIRETAQMISCEQHKVQKLEENIVDKINIIASLDAENVKLSKILSVKENIITELVESKGIIESKFKDLAVKLESAERSNSSHRYEVCMLQKQLEIRSEERKFSIKSADAAHKQHLENVRKITKLESECQRLRSMVRKRLPGPAAIAKMRSEVETVGIDTGITRMRKSNSVTSQNPCGLVQNSHDTSHGNSPLLARLHAIEDENKVIKESLSRKDGELQFSRTMLARTTSKLSQVEAQLEDLSKGRTTAELVKGSPTVVENPLSSISEDGFNEDNVSCSGSWASALLSELEHFKKGKHTAHSSKSTGVSDMSFMDDFAEIEKLASLCNDKHVEQYGSKREATESSGKELVPVDVSTGTADQIRQPRIEKAVRKLIELIEGVIQRSSKDCSSTVVLSGGDEENGQGTLSGYVARAFLWNTSELTSVLQNFVFACNELLYGSTDVESFVHDLQVTLDWIMNHCFSLRDVSDMKEAIMKHLELNNSDGLEIVAVGSHTGIHTTDEPKTPENVQTSLLTDSSCVDIKPDVSKQRTCNEVAIEEKASHLRAELNELKESRKIMVHLDGKSTMTECITHESIFISGQNTGKQDGVSCLEPKHQLERCSTKQGSKSVTENEDKHLQVELEISTASEKLIECRETIINLGKQLKALASPKDAILFDQVLQTAVRSERKPRSQSLSEMLSMEDGGFYYSGSPKTKEIICTEPSASGEGNRPADDEGDGGSAAACSSSHPMPVAPHLKQACRVNRTCKGEADVKVVRLAVVPRKQKGNGNLLKRILTGRRKEAMAKPQVVLSS, encoded by the exons ATGGATCATAAGGCATGGCTCTGGAGAAAGAAATCAGCAGAAAGGGAGTTGGAG AAGGAGAAGGTTTTGTTATTAGAGAGATCCTTGCAAGACTTAAATGAGCAACTTTCGTTTGCTCATTCCGAGTGCGTTGAGAAGGATGCCATTTTAGCTAAACAGTCAAAAGTAGCTGAAGAAGCCATATTAG GTTGGGAAAAAGCTGAGGCCGAGGCACTAGCTATCAAGACACAACTTGATGATACATTAGATGAAAAAATGGCAATGCAGCAGAGGATTTGTCAGCTTGATGAGGCTCTAAATGTTGCAATGGTAGAGAGGGACTCACTCATAAGGGAGACAGCTCAAATGATTTCTTGTGAACAACACAAAGTTCAGAAGCTGGAAGAAAATATAGTGGATAAAATAAACATAATTGCTAGTTTAGATGCTGAGAATGTCAAACTTTCTAAAATTCTGTCAGTGAAAGAGAACATCATCACAGAGCTAGTTGAGTCCAAGGGAATAATAGAGTCAAAGTTCAAGGACCTTGCAGTAAAGCTAGAGTCAGCCGAAAGATCTAACTCTTCACATAGATATGAGGtttgcatgctgcagaagcaacTTGAGATTCGAAGCGAAGAAAGGAAATTTAGTATCAAATCTGCTGACGCTGCACACAAGCAGCATCTTGAGAATGTAAGGAAGATAACCAAGCTCGAATCAGAATGCCAGAGGTTGCGTTCAATGGTACGTAAAAGGTTACCAGGTCCTGCTGCCATTGCTAAAATGAGAAGTGAAGTTGAAACAGTGGGTATCGATACAGGAATCACACGAATGAGAAAGTCGAATTCAGTGACATCACAGAACCCCTGTGGTTTAGTACAGAACTCTCATGATACATCACATGGAAATTCTCCGTTACTTGCAAGGCTACATGCAATTGAAGATGAAAATAAGGTCATAAAGGAATCTCTTTCTAGAAAGGATGGTGAGCTTCAGTTTTCTCGCACTATGCTTGCTCGCACAACTTCCAAACTTTCCCAAGTTGAAGCCCAGCTTGAAGATTTGTCAAAAGGTCGGACTACTGCAGAATTGGTAAAAGGTAGCCCTACTGTTGTTGAAAACCCTCTTTCATCTATCTCTGAGGATGGCTTTAATGAAGATAATGTGAGTTGTTCAGGCTCATGGGCATCAGCCTTGCTGTCTGAACTGgaacacttcaagaaggggaaacACACAGCACATTCTAGTAAGAGCACAGGAGTATCAGACATGAGTTTCATGGATGACTTTGCAGAGATAGAAAAGTTAGCATCTTTATGTAATGATAAACATGTGGAACAATATGGTTCAAAGAGAGAAGCCACAGAGTCATCTGGAAAGGAGCTAGTTCCAGTTGATGTCTCCACTGGAACAGCCGACCAAATTCGCCAACCTAGAATTGAGAAGGCTGTCCGGAAGTTAATTGAACTTATTGAGGGAGTTATCCAAAGATCATCAAAAGATTGTAGTAGCACAGTTGTGCTATCTGGCGGCGATGAGGAAAACGGCCAAGGAACACTATCAGGCTATGTTGCTCGTGCGTTCTTGTGGAATACATCAGAACTTACTTCTGTACTGCAAAATTTCGTTTTTGCGTGCAACGAGCTTCTGTATGGGAGTACTGATGTCGAAAGCTTTGTTCATGACCTACAAGTCACATTAGATTGGATAATGAACCACTGCTTCTCACTTCGAGATGTATCAGACATGAAGGAAGCCATCATGAAGCATTTGGAATTAAACAACAGTGATGGACTTGAAATTGTTGCGGTAGGCAGTCACACTGGAATCCATACAACAGATGAGCCTAAAACGCCGGAAAATGTTCAGACGTCATTATTAACTGACTCAAGCTGTGTAGATATTAAGCCTGATGTTAGCAAACAGAGGACATGCAATGAAGTAGCTATAGAAGAAAAGGCTTCACATTTGCGGGCAGAACTTAATGAGCTGAAAGAATCCAGAAAAATAATGGTACACCTCGATGGTAAATCAACAATGACTGAATGCATTACACATGAATCCATCTTCATATCTGGACAAAATACGGGCAAGCAAGATGGGGTTAGTTGTCTTGAACCGAAGCATCAGCTTGAACG TTGCTCCACTAAACAAGGCTCAAAAAGTGTCACCGAGAATGAAGATAAACATTTGCAGGTG GAGCTTGAGATCTCAACAGCATCAGAGAAGCTGATCGAGTGCCGGGAGACAATCATAAACCTGGGAAAACAACTGAAAGCGCTCGCATCGCCAAAGGACGCCATCCTCTTCGACCAGGTTCTTCAGACCGCTGTTCGTTCTGAGCGAAAACCCCGATCGCAGTCACTAAGCGAGATGTTATCCATGGAGGACGGAGGATTCTATTACTCAGGCTCCCCAAAAACCAAGGAGATCATCTGTACTGAACCAAGTGCGTCAGGCGAAGGAAACCGTCCTGCCGACGACGAGGGAGACGGCGGTTCCGCCGCAGCATGTAGCTCTTCACACCCAATGCCGGTGGCTCCACACTTAAAGCAGGCGTGCAGGGTGAACAGGACCTGCAAGGGAGAAGCCGACGTGAAGGTAGTGAGGCTTGCCGTTGTCCCGAGAAAGCAGAAGGGGAACGGCAACCTGCTGAAGAGGATCCTGACGGGCAGGAGGAAGGAGGCCATGGCCAAGCCGCAGGTGGTGTTGAGTTCTTAG
- the LOC103642994 gene encoding filament-like plant protein 7 isoform X2 translates to MDHKAWLWRKKSAERELEKEKVLLLERSLQDLNEQLSFAHSECVEKDAILAKQSKVAEEAILGWEKAEAEALAIKTQLDDTLDEKMAMQQRICQLDEALNVAMVERDSLIRETAQMISCEQHKVQKLEENIVDKINIIASLDAENVKLSKILSVKENIITELVESKGIIESKFKDLAVKLESAERSNSSHRYEVCMLQKQLEIRSEERKFSIKSADAAHKQHLENVRKITKLESECQRLRSMVRKRLPGPAAIAKMRSEVETVGIDTGITRMRKSNSVTSQNPCGLVQNSHDTSHGNSPLLARLHAIEDENKVIKESLSRKDGELQFSRTMLARTTSKLSQVEAQLEDLSKGRTTAELVKGSPTVVENPLSSISEDGFNEDNVSCSGSWASALLSELEHFKKGKHTAHSSKSTGVSDMSFMDDFAEIEKLASLCNDKHVEQYGSKREATESSGKELVPVDVSTGTADQIRQPRIEKAVRKLIELIEGVIQRSSKDCSSTVVLSGGDEENGQGTLSGYVARAFLWNTSELTSVLQNFVFACNELLYGSTDVESFVHDLQVTLDWIMNHCFSLRDVSDMKEAIMKHLELNNSDGLEIVAVGSHTGIHTTDEPKTPENVQTSLLTDSSCVDIKPDVSKQRTCNEVAIEEKASHLRAELNELKESRKIMVHLDGKSTMTECITHESIFISGQNTGKQDGVSCLEPKHQLERCSTKQGSKSVTENEDKHLQELEISTASEKLIECRETIINLGKQLKALASPKDAILFDQVLQTAVRSERKPRSQSLSEMLSMEDGGFYYSGSPKTKEIICTEPSASGEGNRPADDEGDGGSAAACSSSHPMPVAPHLKQACRVNRTCKGEADVKVVRLAVVPRKQKGNGNLLKRILTGRRKEAMAKPQVVLSS, encoded by the exons ATGGATCATAAGGCATGGCTCTGGAGAAAGAAATCAGCAGAAAGGGAGTTGGAG AAGGAGAAGGTTTTGTTATTAGAGAGATCCTTGCAAGACTTAAATGAGCAACTTTCGTTTGCTCATTCCGAGTGCGTTGAGAAGGATGCCATTTTAGCTAAACAGTCAAAAGTAGCTGAAGAAGCCATATTAG GTTGGGAAAAAGCTGAGGCCGAGGCACTAGCTATCAAGACACAACTTGATGATACATTAGATGAAAAAATGGCAATGCAGCAGAGGATTTGTCAGCTTGATGAGGCTCTAAATGTTGCAATGGTAGAGAGGGACTCACTCATAAGGGAGACAGCTCAAATGATTTCTTGTGAACAACACAAAGTTCAGAAGCTGGAAGAAAATATAGTGGATAAAATAAACATAATTGCTAGTTTAGATGCTGAGAATGTCAAACTTTCTAAAATTCTGTCAGTGAAAGAGAACATCATCACAGAGCTAGTTGAGTCCAAGGGAATAATAGAGTCAAAGTTCAAGGACCTTGCAGTAAAGCTAGAGTCAGCCGAAAGATCTAACTCTTCACATAGATATGAGGtttgcatgctgcagaagcaacTTGAGATTCGAAGCGAAGAAAGGAAATTTAGTATCAAATCTGCTGACGCTGCACACAAGCAGCATCTTGAGAATGTAAGGAAGATAACCAAGCTCGAATCAGAATGCCAGAGGTTGCGTTCAATGGTACGTAAAAGGTTACCAGGTCCTGCTGCCATTGCTAAAATGAGAAGTGAAGTTGAAACAGTGGGTATCGATACAGGAATCACACGAATGAGAAAGTCGAATTCAGTGACATCACAGAACCCCTGTGGTTTAGTACAGAACTCTCATGATACATCACATGGAAATTCTCCGTTACTTGCAAGGCTACATGCAATTGAAGATGAAAATAAGGTCATAAAGGAATCTCTTTCTAGAAAGGATGGTGAGCTTCAGTTTTCTCGCACTATGCTTGCTCGCACAACTTCCAAACTTTCCCAAGTTGAAGCCCAGCTTGAAGATTTGTCAAAAGGTCGGACTACTGCAGAATTGGTAAAAGGTAGCCCTACTGTTGTTGAAAACCCTCTTTCATCTATCTCTGAGGATGGCTTTAATGAAGATAATGTGAGTTGTTCAGGCTCATGGGCATCAGCCTTGCTGTCTGAACTGgaacacttcaagaaggggaaacACACAGCACATTCTAGTAAGAGCACAGGAGTATCAGACATGAGTTTCATGGATGACTTTGCAGAGATAGAAAAGTTAGCATCTTTATGTAATGATAAACATGTGGAACAATATGGTTCAAAGAGAGAAGCCACAGAGTCATCTGGAAAGGAGCTAGTTCCAGTTGATGTCTCCACTGGAACAGCCGACCAAATTCGCCAACCTAGAATTGAGAAGGCTGTCCGGAAGTTAATTGAACTTATTGAGGGAGTTATCCAAAGATCATCAAAAGATTGTAGTAGCACAGTTGTGCTATCTGGCGGCGATGAGGAAAACGGCCAAGGAACACTATCAGGCTATGTTGCTCGTGCGTTCTTGTGGAATACATCAGAACTTACTTCTGTACTGCAAAATTTCGTTTTTGCGTGCAACGAGCTTCTGTATGGGAGTACTGATGTCGAAAGCTTTGTTCATGACCTACAAGTCACATTAGATTGGATAATGAACCACTGCTTCTCACTTCGAGATGTATCAGACATGAAGGAAGCCATCATGAAGCATTTGGAATTAAACAACAGTGATGGACTTGAAATTGTTGCGGTAGGCAGTCACACTGGAATCCATACAACAGATGAGCCTAAAACGCCGGAAAATGTTCAGACGTCATTATTAACTGACTCAAGCTGTGTAGATATTAAGCCTGATGTTAGCAAACAGAGGACATGCAATGAAGTAGCTATAGAAGAAAAGGCTTCACATTTGCGGGCAGAACTTAATGAGCTGAAAGAATCCAGAAAAATAATGGTACACCTCGATGGTAAATCAACAATGACTGAATGCATTACACATGAATCCATCTTCATATCTGGACAAAATACGGGCAAGCAAGATGGGGTTAGTTGTCTTGAACCGAAGCATCAGCTTGAACG TTGCTCCACTAAACAAGGCTCAAAAAGTGTCACCGAGAATGAAGATAAACATTTGCAG GAGCTTGAGATCTCAACAGCATCAGAGAAGCTGATCGAGTGCCGGGAGACAATCATAAACCTGGGAAAACAACTGAAAGCGCTCGCATCGCCAAAGGACGCCATCCTCTTCGACCAGGTTCTTCAGACCGCTGTTCGTTCTGAGCGAAAACCCCGATCGCAGTCACTAAGCGAGATGTTATCCATGGAGGACGGAGGATTCTATTACTCAGGCTCCCCAAAAACCAAGGAGATCATCTGTACTGAACCAAGTGCGTCAGGCGAAGGAAACCGTCCTGCCGACGACGAGGGAGACGGCGGTTCCGCCGCAGCATGTAGCTCTTCACACCCAATGCCGGTGGCTCCACACTTAAAGCAGGCGTGCAGGGTGAACAGGACCTGCAAGGGAGAAGCCGACGTGAAGGTAGTGAGGCTTGCCGTTGTCCCGAGAAAGCAGAAGGGGAACGGCAACCTGCTGAAGAGGATCCTGACGGGCAGGAGGAAGGAGGCCATGGCCAAGCCGCAGGTGGTGTTGAGTTCTTAG
- the LOC103642126 gene encoding WUSCHEL-related homeobox 4-like: MRLHHFHVAYLDKAAGSPPPSSSPPSISPASHSHSSSSAATIVPLALQQYCLRPLAPKISFPEARKMVVLPEFARVRNASSRLLNCTVQVPPTTTTVGGTTRWNPSPDQIRVLEMLYRGGMRTPNSFQIEQITEELGKYGRIEGKNVFYWFQNHKARERQKQKRAALLTLSTTTTASTLLPPAAETKEGVETKKEEACEDASSRKRRCRAWEDVVVHGGGDDAGTEVADDYYTDDDVTLELFPLRPDQGK; the protein is encoded by the exons ATGAGGCTTCACCATTTCCATGTGGCTTACTTGGATAAAGCGGCAggctcgccgccgccgtcgtcgtcacCACCATCCATCTCACCAGCATCTCACAGTCACAGCTCGTCGTCTGCTGCCACCATCGTCCCTCTGGCCCTCCAGCAATACTGTCTACGCCCGCTTGCGCCCAAGATCTCCTTCCCTGAGGCGAGGAAGATGGTCGTCCTTCCTGAGTTCGCTCGCGTCAGGAATGCTTCTTCGAGGCTGCTAAACTGCACG GTGCAAGTGccgccgacgacgacgacggtgggtgGCACGACGCGGTGGAACCCGTCGCCGGACCAGATAAGGGTGCTGGAGATGCTGTACCGCGGGGGGATGCGCACGCCCAACTCGTTCCAGATCGAGCAGATCACGGAGGAGCTCGGCAAGTACGGCCGGATCGAGGGCAAGAACGTCTTCTACTGGTTCCAGAACCACAAGGCCCGCGAGCGCCAGAAGCAGAAGCGAGCTGCCCTCCTCACCCTCAGCACCACCACCACTGCTTCCACGCTGCTACCACCAGCTGCTGAAACCAAG GAGGGAGTGGAGACGAAAAAAGAAGAAGCGTGTGAAGATGCATCGAGCCGCAAGCGGAGGTGCAGGGCCTGGGAAGATGTCGTCGTCCATGGTGGCGGCGACGATGCCGGTACGGAGGTAGCTGACGACTACTACACCGACGACGATGTGACCCTGGAGCTCTTCCCGCTGCGTCCTGATCAGGGGAAAtaa